In one window of Agrobacterium larrymoorei DNA:
- a CDS encoding DUF2339 domain-containing protein, whose product MTSFLLLLIVGYVVAFFYTLNASIKNSRRLGELEKEVSALKAQAAAGVAPVAPEATVQEAAAIQEENAEAAAFQAEDEPEEDTPTPAIAAQVTAEDVTQEDVASAQSMPPSTPPAIAAPVAPPAKESFESRLGARWAVWAGGLALALGGIFLVKYSIESGLLSPAVRPAMAAIFGLLLAAAGEAVRRKAVPGIAAAYSNAMIPGVLTAAASLTLFGVVYAAYGIYDYIGPTSAFIALALVAFATLGLSLLHGQALAGLGLFGSMVTPALISTETPSIWTLFIFLTVSWAATALAARSQRWHVVPALANIGMGLWALGYMTFTDLVEIEPVLAGLLAMVAGTIWIWPGKAYEHSRDLEIHAAKSDSYFPAVAELLGRPPLFINITVALAVVLPAIALSGMTTAITMHPAFAVAVLVIGLGALGAGRQNAVWPAIFAALAALGCANLMAQIGLDFLPALDGRGGVTAPSAVPIDNTIQASITRIIGVLFLLFSIVAMRRKTVNDPRFGTLWALIGATVPLGLGIISFVEYGNLTRDWLHAAYGLAVGFVLFGFAYRFDRKAEPAFHWPVNIMVLGSFLGFTLTIHTLTSGLATIILIPVLGFGYVLAARYRNWPALPWVMAVASLFVLGRIAWEPTIVGPQSLGTTPLFNALLPGYGVPALLAVASAWMLRDWPGVRIKNFLQAIASLMALLAIAILVRHAMNGGVLNDAVPTLGEQSIYTLLTIGMSGVLMTLDMKSPSPIFRYGSMVAGGIAMVNVLIAHFFGLNPYFTGENTGSWPFVNLLLIGYLLPGIAYAGLAYYARGKRPQFYVTLLALSGAALGFAWATLSVRRFWQGENIADWKGFLQGETYSYSVVWLAIGVLLLALGSRFDAKSLRLASAALVLLAVAKAFLIDMSNLEGVLRALSFIGLGVVLIGIGLFYQKILTSRPKEAVAQE is encoded by the coding sequence ATGACGTCCTTCCTGCTTCTTCTTATCGTCGGCTATGTGGTTGCGTTTTTCTACACGCTGAATGCCAGCATAAAGAATTCCAGACGCCTTGGGGAGCTGGAAAAGGAAGTCTCGGCGCTGAAGGCGCAGGCTGCGGCGGGCGTCGCGCCTGTAGCACCAGAAGCGACGGTGCAGGAAGCTGCGGCAATCCAGGAAGAGAACGCGGAAGCAGCAGCCTTCCAAGCTGAAGACGAACCGGAAGAAGACACGCCAACGCCAGCAATCGCAGCGCAGGTCACGGCAGAAGATGTAACGCAGGAAGACGTCGCTTCGGCACAGTCGATGCCACCGTCTACGCCTCCAGCGATAGCAGCACCCGTTGCGCCTCCAGCGAAAGAAAGCTTCGAAAGCAGGCTTGGCGCACGCTGGGCTGTGTGGGCTGGCGGCCTGGCGCTCGCGTTGGGTGGCATTTTCCTCGTCAAATATTCCATCGAAAGCGGCCTTCTGAGCCCTGCCGTGCGGCCGGCGATGGCGGCCATATTCGGGCTTCTGCTTGCCGCTGCCGGTGAAGCGGTTCGGCGAAAGGCCGTGCCGGGCATCGCTGCCGCCTATTCCAACGCCATGATCCCCGGCGTGCTGACAGCCGCTGCATCGCTCACGCTCTTCGGCGTGGTGTACGCGGCATACGGCATCTACGATTATATCGGCCCTACCTCTGCCTTCATCGCGCTCGCACTCGTGGCCTTCGCGACGCTGGGTCTTTCCCTGCTTCACGGACAGGCACTCGCCGGGCTCGGCCTCTTCGGCTCCATGGTAACGCCTGCGCTGATTTCCACCGAAACGCCCAGCATATGGACGCTCTTCATCTTCCTCACCGTTTCATGGGCGGCGACTGCGCTTGCGGCGCGCAGCCAGCGCTGGCATGTCGTTCCGGCACTTGCCAATATCGGCATGGGGCTGTGGGCGCTGGGTTACATGACCTTTACGGACCTCGTGGAGATAGAGCCCGTTCTCGCAGGCCTGCTTGCCATGGTGGCGGGAACGATCTGGATATGGCCGGGCAAGGCTTATGAGCATTCCCGAGATCTGGAAATCCATGCGGCTAAGTCGGACAGCTACTTCCCTGCCGTGGCTGAGTTGCTGGGCAGGCCGCCGCTCTTCATCAACATTACCGTCGCTCTCGCAGTCGTGCTGCCAGCCATAGCTCTTTCCGGGATGACGACTGCGATAACCATGCATCCGGCCTTCGCCGTTGCCGTTCTTGTCATAGGGCTTGGCGCACTCGGTGCCGGTCGGCAAAATGCAGTATGGCCGGCCATTTTCGCTGCCCTTGCGGCATTGGGCTGCGCCAATCTGATGGCGCAAATCGGCCTCGATTTTCTTCCGGCACTCGATGGCCGCGGTGGCGTAACCGCACCTTCCGCCGTCCCAATCGATAACACCATTCAGGCGTCGATCACCCGCATAATAGGCGTTCTGTTTCTGCTATTCAGCATCGTTGCCATGCGGCGCAAGACAGTGAACGATCCGCGCTTCGGTACGCTTTGGGCCCTCATCGGCGCAACGGTGCCGCTCGGTCTCGGCATCATCAGTTTCGTCGAATACGGCAATCTGACGCGAGATTGGCTGCACGCCGCCTATGGGCTTGCCGTAGGCTTCGTTCTATTCGGCTTCGCCTATCGCTTCGACAGGAAGGCTGAGCCCGCGTTTCATTGGCCGGTCAACATTATGGTCTTGGGCTCCTTCCTCGGCTTTACGCTCACCATTCACACGCTGACCTCAGGTCTCGCAACCATAATCCTCATTCCGGTTCTCGGTTTTGGTTATGTGCTGGCGGCGCGGTATCGCAACTGGCCAGCCCTCCCCTGGGTCATGGCGGTGGCCAGCCTGTTCGTGCTGGGTCGCATTGCCTGGGAACCGACAATCGTAGGCCCGCAAAGTCTGGGCACGACGCCGCTCTTCAATGCATTGCTGCCGGGCTACGGAGTTCCTGCGCTTCTTGCGGTCGCTTCCGCGTGGATGCTGCGAGACTGGCCGGGTGTTCGCATCAAAAACTTCCTCCAGGCCATCGCAAGCCTCATGGCGCTCTTGGCCATTGCCATCCTCGTGCGCCACGCCATGAATGGCGGCGTGCTGAATGATGCGGTGCCGACGCTTGGGGAACAGTCCATCTATACGCTGCTGACGATCGGTATGTCCGGCGTTCTAATGACGCTCGACATGAAGAGCCCGAGCCCGATTTTCCGCTATGGCTCCATGGTGGCCGGTGGCATTGCCATGGTGAATGTGCTGATCGCCCATTTCTTCGGGCTCAACCCCTATTTCACCGGCGAGAACACAGGCTCATGGCCATTCGTCAACCTGCTCCTGATCGGCTATCTCCTGCCCGGCATTGCCTATGCGGGTCTGGCCTACTATGCGCGCGGCAAGCGACCGCAGTTTTATGTCACGCTGCTTGCGCTTTCCGGTGCCGCACTCGGTTTTGCCTGGGCAACGCTTTCCGTGCGCCGCTTCTGGCAAGGTGAAAATATCGCGGACTGGAAGGGCTTCCTTCAGGGCGAGACCTATAGCTACTCGGTGGTGTGGCTCGCCATCGGCGTACTTCTGTTGGCACTCGGCTCGCGCTTCGATGCCAAGAGCCTGCGGCTCGCCTCTGCAGCACTTGTATTGCTGGCTGTCGCCAAGGCCTTCCTTATCGATATGAGCAATCTCGAGGGTGTGCTTCGCGCGCTTTCCTTCATCGGGCTCGGTGTGGTGCTGATTGGTATCGGTCTGTTCTACCAGAAAATATTGACCTCTCGCCCAAAGGAAGCCGTGGCGCAAGAGTGA
- a CDS encoding HD domain-containing protein codes for MLAQSFAPYEALAETLIPHAAEGDDGSHDLAHIHRVFRNAMRIHAEEGGKGTVLAASVLLHDCVAVEKNSPLRSQASRLAAEKASLVLGDMGWESADVEAVAHAILTHSFSANIAPETLEAKILQDADRLDAIGMVGAARCFYIAGRLGSALYDPADPLASNRQLDDRRFAIDHFENKLFKLADGFQTEAGRQIARERHERLKQVLDMFLDEI; via the coding sequence ATGCTCGCCCAATCCTTCGCGCCTTACGAGGCGCTTGCCGAAACGCTGATACCGCATGCGGCGGAGGGCGATGATGGCTCGCACGATCTGGCGCATATCCACCGCGTTTTCCGCAATGCCATGCGCATTCACGCTGAAGAAGGCGGCAAAGGAACGGTGCTGGCGGCAAGCGTGCTTCTGCATGATTGCGTGGCGGTGGAGAAGAATTCGCCGTTGAGATCGCAGGCCTCCCGCCTTGCTGCCGAAAAGGCGAGCCTTGTTTTAGGCGATATGGGCTGGGAAAGCGCGGATGTCGAGGCCGTGGCCCATGCCATTCTCACCCACAGTTTTTCCGCCAACATAGCGCCGGAAACGCTGGAGGCGAAAATTTTACAGGATGCGGACCGGCTGGATGCCATCGGCATGGTGGGCGCCGCCCGCTGTTTTTATATTGCAGGTCGCCTCGGTTCGGCGCTCTATGATCCGGCAGACCCGCTGGCCAGCAACCGCCAGCTGGACGACCGGCGTTTTGCCATTGACCATTTCGAGAACAAGCTGTTCAAACTTGCCGATGGCTTCCAGACCGAAGCGGGCAGACAGATTGCCAGAGAGCGTCACGAGCGCCTGAAACAGGTGCTCGATATGTTTCTGGACGAAATTTGA
- a CDS encoding MOSC domain-containing protein, whose protein sequence is MRITELNIYPVKSARGISLPQSAISAEGLPGDRRAMLVDPSGNFVTQRELTSLATLNVMPEQNGYRISAEGKGEVLALPSASRLDVTVWRSTVSAAIAQDDVNETLSEWLGQELKLAFFDGQSSRLANLEWTGSETPITFTDGYQILVTTTASLAALNENMNANGEDSVGMERFRPNIVLETDEPWAEDQWAAIEINGIRFDLVKPCTRCIMTTQDQQTGSRDVPSPMKAMGRLRMSADRRVPGVLFGWNLTPRGEGVIAVGDIARVVERRDEAWPLKKRG, encoded by the coding sequence ATGCGCATCACCGAGCTCAACATCTATCCCGTAAAAAGCGCGCGTGGCATTTCGTTGCCGCAAAGCGCCATTTCTGCCGAAGGTCTACCCGGAGACCGCCGCGCGATGCTGGTCGATCCATCCGGCAATTTCGTCACGCAAAGAGAACTGACGTCGCTCGCCACCCTGAATGTGATGCCGGAGCAGAACGGCTACCGCATTTCCGCCGAAGGCAAGGGAGAGGTTCTCGCCCTGCCCTCCGCATCGCGGCTGGATGTGACCGTGTGGCGATCCACGGTCAGTGCGGCCATCGCTCAGGATGATGTGAATGAAACTCTCTCGGAGTGGCTGGGGCAGGAGTTGAAGCTGGCCTTTTTCGATGGCCAGTCGAGCCGCCTTGCCAATCTGGAATGGACCGGCAGCGAAACGCCCATCACCTTCACCGATGGCTATCAGATACTCGTCACCACGACCGCCTCGCTCGCAGCGCTGAACGAAAACATGAATGCGAACGGCGAAGACAGCGTCGGCATGGAACGCTTCCGCCCCAACATCGTGCTTGAAACCGATGAGCCTTGGGCCGAAGACCAATGGGCCGCAATCGAGATCAACGGCATCCGCTTCGACCTCGTAAAGCCCTGCACCCGCTGCATCATGACGACGCAGGATCAGCAGACCGGCTCCCGCGATGTGCCCTCCCCGATGAAGGCCATGGGCCGCCTGCGCATGTCCGCCGACCGCCGCGTCCCCGGCGTGCTGTTCGGCTGGAACCTCACGCCGCGTGGCGAAGGTGTGATTGCCGTGGGGGATATCGCGCGCGTCGTGGAGCGACGGGATGAAGCCTGGCCACTCAAAAAGCGCGGTTGA
- a CDS encoding lipocalin-like domain-containing protein, which yields MKTRFLTVAALFLAASATGRAQAEDASLTGSWRLVSYEVESQDTGKKIPAMGDHPTGRVIFTDDHRVAFVLTGEGRKSGAGDADKAALLNTLVAYTGTEETKNDEWCTHVEAAWNPEWVGTTQCRKFRRTGDRLEVLTPWRQMPNWPGTTRSIVTFERDK from the coding sequence ATGAAAACGAGATTTTTGACGGTAGCTGCACTGTTCCTCGCAGCTTCAGCGACCGGACGCGCACAGGCTGAAGATGCATCGCTGACGGGCTCTTGGCGCCTTGTAAGCTACGAGGTCGAATCCCAGGACACCGGAAAGAAAATTCCGGCAATGGGCGATCATCCAACCGGACGGGTCATTTTCACGGACGATCACCGCGTTGCCTTCGTGCTGACTGGCGAAGGCAGAAAGTCAGGCGCTGGAGACGCGGACAAGGCGGCACTGTTGAATACGCTGGTTGCCTATACCGGAACAGAGGAAACCAAGAACGACGAATGGTGTACCCATGTGGAAGCCGCATGGAACCCCGAATGGGTCGGCACCACCCAATGCCGCAAATTCCGCCGCACCGGCGACCGTCTGGAGGTGCTAACCCCCTGGCGACAAATGCCCAACTGGCCGGGCACGACACGGTCAATCGTTACATTCGAACGAGATAAATGA
- a CDS encoding MFS transporter: MSAVSSQTTCRPMPWLIIIAGSLIAVLTFGPRSAMGFFQLPMLADTGWDRSTFGLAMALQNLFWGLGQPFFGAMADKFGTGRVLILSGIIYATGLLCMSFGTSPFWLHFGGGVLVGLGVAAGSFSVILSAFARHVTPEQRSMAFGIGTAAGSAGMFIFAPISQGLISTYGWSDSLVWLSVMMLLVPLLAWQLRGNSSSGSQSQAQFKQTAGEALKEALGHKSYLLLTTGFFVCGFQVAFITAHFPAYLGDIGIEPRYAVIAMALIGFFNIFGSLAAGFIGQRYSKPYFLAYIYIGRSIAVTAFLLLPQTPVSVIIFAAVMGVLWLSTVPPTNGLVAIMFGTRHLGMLGGVVFLSHQIGSFLGVWLGGFLYDRLGSYDVVWWLGVAMGLFAAVVHWPIQERPVIRPAMA; the protein is encoded by the coding sequence ATGTCCGCTGTGTCGAGCCAAACAACCTGTCGGCCAATGCCGTGGTTGATCATCATTGCGGGGTCTTTGATTGCCGTGCTGACCTTTGGGCCGCGTTCGGCCATGGGGTTCTTTCAGTTGCCCATGCTGGCGGATACGGGGTGGGATAGGTCTACATTCGGGCTTGCCATGGCGTTGCAGAACCTGTTCTGGGGGCTTGGCCAGCCCTTCTTCGGCGCTATGGCCGATAAGTTCGGCACGGGGCGGGTGCTTATTCTTTCCGGTATTATCTACGCCACCGGGCTGCTCTGCATGTCCTTCGGCACATCGCCTTTCTGGCTGCATTTCGGTGGCGGCGTTCTGGTGGGGCTTGGGGTGGCGGCAGGTTCCTTCAGCGTCATTCTCTCGGCCTTCGCCCGCCATGTTACGCCGGAGCAGCGCTCCATGGCCTTCGGCATCGGCACGGCTGCCGGGTCTGCGGGCATGTTCATCTTTGCGCCCATCAGTCAGGGGCTGATTTCCACTTACGGATGGTCTGACAGCCTTGTCTGGCTCAGCGTCATGATGCTGCTGGTGCCCCTGCTGGCGTGGCAGCTTCGGGGCAATTCCTCTTCCGGATCGCAGTCTCAGGCGCAGTTCAAGCAGACGGCTGGCGAAGCATTGAAGGAGGCTCTGGGCCACAAAAGCTATCTGCTTTTGACGACCGGCTTCTTCGTCTGCGGCTTTCAGGTGGCTTTCATCACGGCTCATTTTCCCGCTTATCTGGGCGATATCGGCATCGAGCCGCGCTACGCCGTCATTGCCATGGCGCTGATCGGGTTTTTCAACATCTTCGGCTCGCTGGCCGCAGGCTTCATCGGGCAACGTTATTCGAAGCCCTACTTCCTTGCCTATATCTATATCGGTCGGTCCATCGCGGTCACGGCGTTTCTGCTGCTGCCGCAGACGCCGGTCTCCGTCATCATCTTTGCCGCTGTCATGGGCGTGTTGTGGCTTTCCACCGTGCCGCCGACGAACGGCCTCGTCGCTATCATGTTCGGTACGCGCCATCTCGGTATGCTGGGCGGCGTCGTGTTCCTCTCGCACCAGATCGGATCGTTCCTCGGCGTCTGGCTCGGCGGCTTCCTCTATGACAGGCTCGGCTCTTACGATGTCGTCTGGTGGCTGGGCGTGGCGATGGGATTGTTTGCCGCCGTCGTGCATTGGCCGATACAGGAACGGCCCGTGATCCGCCCGGCAATGGCCTGA
- the recO gene encoding DNA repair protein RecO codes for MQWQDEAIILGVKRHGETSVIVEVMTRVRGRHLGMVRGGRSRTMQPVLQAGNRVDVTWRARLDDHLGEYRIEPLQLRAAQLMETATAVYGVQAMGALLRFLPERDPHPHLFQALDVILDNLSDPADAGELFVRFELAVLNDLGFGLDLTECAATGIRDDLIYVSPKTGRAVCRAAGAPYANRMLALPPFLSEEQSKAADCQSLSAAFKLTNHFLNRHVYEPRGIQENAARDGFVQAALKALDKKLNADTLDRAG; via the coding sequence ATGCAGTGGCAAGACGAGGCAATCATTCTGGGCGTCAAGCGCCATGGCGAGACGAGTGTCATCGTCGAGGTCATGACGCGTGTGCGTGGCCGCCATCTTGGCATGGTGCGCGGAGGGCGCTCGCGGACCATGCAGCCGGTGCTTCAGGCTGGAAACCGCGTGGACGTGACGTGGCGTGCGCGGCTGGACGATCATCTGGGCGAATATCGCATTGAGCCGCTGCAACTGCGTGCCGCGCAGTTGATGGAAACCGCGACCGCGGTCTATGGCGTGCAGGCGATGGGCGCTTTGCTGCGCTTTCTTCCCGAACGCGATCCGCACCCGCATCTGTTTCAGGCGCTGGATGTCATTCTCGATAATCTCTCGGACCCCGCAGATGCGGGTGAGTTGTTCGTGCGGTTCGAACTGGCGGTGCTGAACGATCTCGGCTTCGGCCTCGATCTCACCGAATGTGCCGCGACCGGCATTCGTGACGACCTCATTTATGTTTCGCCCAAGACGGGCAGGGCGGTCTGCCGGGCAGCAGGCGCGCCCTATGCCAATCGCATGCTGGCTCTGCCGCCTTTTCTGAGCGAAGAGCAATCCAAGGCGGCGGACTGCCAGAGCCTTTCAGCCGCCTTCAAGCTGACGAATCATTTTCTCAACAGACACGTCTATGAGCCTAGAGGGATTCAGGAAAATGCCGCCCGCGACGGTTTCGTGCAGGCGGCTTTGAAGGCGCTCGATAAGAAGCTGAACGCGGATACTCTGGATAGAGCGGGTTGA
- a CDS encoding response regulator, whose protein sequence is MLPQRVLIVEDEYLVAMDVDTSLQSMGVQTVDIVTTLSQAQEALNRARPDCVLLDVSLSDGMSYEFARQLKEHTIPFGFVSGYGDTSGFPEDFAEAPLLDKPFGEPELKAFVMRLMA, encoded by the coding sequence ATGCTGCCTCAACGGGTTCTCATCGTCGAGGACGAATATCTGGTTGCGATGGACGTGGATACGTCCCTTCAGTCAATGGGCGTCCAAACCGTAGACATCGTAACGACCCTTTCTCAGGCTCAGGAAGCGCTGAACCGTGCGCGCCCGGATTGCGTGCTGCTGGATGTCAGCCTTTCGGATGGCATGAGCTATGAATTTGCAAGGCAGTTGAAAGAACACACCATCCCGTTCGGCTTCGTCAGCGGATATGGCGATACCAGCGGCTTTCCGGAAGATTTCGCGGAAGCGCCGCTTCTGGACAAGCCTTTCGGCGAGCCGGAACTCAAGGCTTTTGTCATGCGCCTTATGGCGTAA
- a CDS encoding Crp/Fnr family transcriptional regulator, with product MSPKKPSGLSTTPCELCPLRGLPHFRDFSQPELDFVSRFKTGELSVEPGALVLMEGSHSAHLFTVLEGWGFRYKTLEDGRRQILNYVMPGDLVGLQGTIMGEMQHSVEALSPVTLCVFERGRLNSLFTDHPSLAYDLTWIAASEERMLDSHLLSVGRRTALERAAYLLAFLHDRATRVGLLTKDGPIPVTQQHVADTLGLSIVHTNKTLRKLAERNYIRWIDRGCQVLDEEGLAQVAGWDRDSRKARPFI from the coding sequence ATGTCCCCCAAAAAGCCAAGCGGCCTTTCCACCACGCCATGCGAACTCTGTCCGCTGCGGGGGCTTCCACATTTCCGCGATTTCTCGCAGCCGGAGCTTGATTTCGTCTCGCGCTTCAAAACCGGAGAGCTTTCGGTTGAGCCGGGTGCGCTGGTTCTGATGGAAGGCTCCCACAGCGCCCACCTGTTTACCGTGCTGGAGGGCTGGGGCTTTCGTTACAAGACGCTGGAAGACGGGCGCAGGCAAATCCTAAATTACGTCATGCCGGGTGATCTGGTCGGCCTTCAAGGCACCATAATGGGTGAGATGCAACACTCCGTCGAAGCGCTTTCACCGGTCACGCTTTGCGTGTTCGAACGCGGGCGACTGAACAGCCTTTTCACCGATCATCCCTCGCTTGCCTATGACCTGACATGGATCGCGGCCAGCGAAGAGCGCATGCTGGACAGCCATCTGCTAAGCGTCGGCAGGCGCACGGCGCTGGAGCGTGCGGCCTATCTTCTGGCCTTTTTGCACGACAGGGCGACCCGTGTTGGATTGCTGACGAAGGACGGGCCGATCCCCGTTACCCAGCAGCATGTTGCCGATACGCTCGGCCTTTCCATCGTCCACACCAATAAGACGCTGCGCAAGCTGGCGGAGCGTAATTATATCCGCTGGATCGACCGCGGATGCCAGGTGCTGGATGAAGAGGGACTGGCGCAAGTGGCCGGTTGGGACAGGGATTCGCGCAAGGCGCGTCCATTTATTTAG
- the era gene encoding GTPase Era: MSENDFTEATGEGNDNEGGASGPTRSGFVALIGPTNAGKSTLVNRLVGAKVSIVSHKVQTTRAVMRGIAIYNNAQIVFMDTPGIFKPRRRLDRAMVTSAWGGAKDADVILLLIDSERGLKGDAQTILEGLKDVRQKKILCLNKIDQVKREDLLKLAAEANEIVPFDRTFMISATNGSGCDDLMDYLAAELPEGPWYYPEDQISDLPMRQLAAEITREKLFLRLHQELPYASHVETEKWEERKDGSVRIEQVIYVERDSQKKIALGKGGEAIKAISSSSRKELSEILEQPVHLFLFVKVRENWGDDPERFREMGLEFPRN, encoded by the coding sequence ATGAGCGAGAATGATTTCACCGAAGCCACAGGTGAGGGCAACGATAATGAGGGTGGTGCTTCCGGCCCGACCCGTTCCGGCTTCGTAGCGCTGATTGGCCCGACGAATGCAGGCAAGTCGACGCTCGTCAACCGGCTGGTAGGCGCGAAAGTCTCCATCGTCAGCCACAAGGTTCAGACGACGCGCGCCGTCATGCGCGGCATCGCCATCTACAACAATGCGCAGATCGTGTTCATGGACACGCCCGGCATCTTCAAGCCGCGCCGCAGGCTGGACCGCGCCATGGTGACCTCCGCCTGGGGCGGCGCCAAGGATGCGGACGTCATTCTGCTTCTGATCGACAGCGAGCGCGGACTGAAGGGCGATGCTCAGACCATTCTCGAAGGCCTGAAGGATGTTCGCCAGAAGAAAATCCTCTGCCTCAACAAGATCGATCAGGTGAAGCGCGAGGATCTGCTGAAGCTTGCAGCGGAGGCAAACGAGATCGTACCCTTCGACCGCACATTCATGATTTCCGCCACGAACGGCTCCGGCTGCGATGACCTGATGGACTATCTGGCCGCCGAACTGCCGGAAGGCCCGTGGTACTACCCGGAAGACCAGATTTCCGACCTGCCCATGCGTCAGCTTGCGGCGGAAATCACCCGCGAAAAACTGTTCCTGCGCCTGCATCAGGAACTGCCTTACGCTTCTCACGTCGAAACGGAAAAGTGGGAAGAGCGCAAGGATGGCTCTGTTCGCATCGAGCAGGTCATCTATGTGGAGCGCGATAGCCAGAAGAAGATTGCGCTGGGCAAGGGCGGAGAGGCGATCAAGGCTATTTCCTCTTCATCCCGCAAGGAGCTTTCGGAAATCCTCGAACAGCCCGTACATCTTTTCCTCTTCGTCAAGGTTCGGGAAAACTGGGGAGACGACCCGGAGCGCTTCCGCGAAATGGGTCTCGAATTCCCCCGCAACTGA
- the rnc gene encoding ribonuclease III, translating into MTKAKPLQTEEIARLEALIGYEFKEKARLDRALTHASARSAKAGNYERLEFLGDRVLGLCVAELLFSTFRSATEGELSVRLNQLVSADSCASIADEMELHLFIRTGSDVKKLTGKAMLNVRADVVESLIATIYLDGGLEAARSFILKYWQKRAVSEDAGRRDAKTELQEWAHAKFAATPNYRVDDRSGPDHDPRFTVTVEIPGVAPETGVDRSKRAAEQVAATKLLEREGVWQKPSAAN; encoded by the coding sequence ATGACCAAGGCCAAACCACTCCAGACGGAAGAAATCGCCCGTCTGGAAGCCCTGATTGGATATGAGTTCAAGGAAAAGGCCCGGCTTGACCGGGCCTTGACACATGCAAGCGCCCGCTCTGCGAAAGCCGGAAACTACGAGCGTCTGGAATTTCTGGGCGACCGCGTGCTGGGCCTCTGCGTTGCCGAACTGCTGTTCTCCACATTCCGCTCCGCCACCGAAGGCGAGCTTTCCGTGCGCCTGAACCAGCTGGTGAGCGCTGATTCCTGCGCATCGATTGCCGATGAGATGGAGCTGCATCTCTTCATCCGCACCGGCTCCGACGTGAAGAAGCTGACCGGCAAGGCCATGCTGAATGTGCGTGCCGACGTGGTGGAAAGCCTGATTGCCACCATCTATCTGGATGGAGGGCTGGAGGCTGCGCGCAGCTTCATTCTGAAATACTGGCAGAAGCGTGCCGTCAGCGAGGATGCAGGCAGGCGCGATGCCAAGACGGAATTGCAGGAATGGGCGCATGCGAAGTTTGCGGCCACGCCCAATTACCGGGTTGACGATCGCTCCGGACCGGATCACGATCCACGCTTTACAGTTACTGTCGAAATACCCGGCGTTGCGCCGGAAACGGGCGTAGACCGCTCGAAACGCGCCGCCGAACAGGTTGCGGCGACGAAACTATTGGAACGCGAAGGCGTCTGGCAGAAACCTTCTGCCGCTAACTGA
- the lepB gene encoding signal peptidase I, with protein sequence MSEKAEKKQNALWENVKVIVQALLLAMVIRTVLFQPFTIPSGSMMPTLLVGDYLFVNKFSYGYSKYSLPFSPDLFSGRILQFSEPKRGDVVVFRLPPNPDVDYIKRLVGLPGDRIQVTNGVLLINGKPVPKVADGFFTSDYRADPGANVPVFRETLDNGVTYDTLDQSPDSRGDNTREFIVPEGHYFMMGDNRDNSLDSRFDVGFVPAENLIGRASVIFFSLGNDTPFSRVWEWPANMRWDRLFKVVK encoded by the coding sequence GTGTCCGAAAAAGCTGAAAAGAAGCAGAACGCCCTCTGGGAAAACGTCAAGGTCATCGTTCAGGCCCTTCTGCTGGCGATGGTTATCCGCACGGTGCTTTTCCAGCCCTTCACCATCCCGTCCGGTTCCATGATGCCGACGCTGCTGGTGGGCGATTACCTGTTCGTCAACAAGTTCTCCTACGGCTATTCGAAGTATTCGCTGCCCTTCTCGCCGGACCTCTTTTCCGGTCGTATCCTGCAGTTCAGCGAGCCGAAGCGCGGCGATGTCGTCGTCTTCCGCCTGCCGCCGAACCCGGATGTGGATTACATCAAGCGCCTCGTCGGCTTACCCGGTGACCGTATTCAGGTGACCAACGGCGTTCTGCTGATCAACGGTAAGCCTGTGCCGAAAGTAGCCGACGGCTTCTTCACCTCCGATTACCGTGCCGATCCCGGCGCCAACGTGCCTGTTTTTCGCGAAACGCTGGACAATGGCGTGACCTACGACACGCTCGACCAGTCTCCCGACAGCCGTGGCGATAACACACGCGAATTCATCGTGCCTGAAGGCCATTATTTCATGATGGGCGACAATCGCGACAACTCGCTGGACAGCCGCTTCGACGTTGGCTTCGTTCCTGCTGAAAACCTGATTGGTCGCGCAAGCGTAATCTTCTTCTCGCTGGGCAACGACACGCCGTTCAGCCGCGTCTGGGAATGGCCTGCCAACATGCGTTGGGACCGTTTGTTCAAGGTTGTCAAATGA